The nucleotide window GGAGAGATGGACAGGCTGGCCCCAGACTCACCCTCCTGACATCTAGCCAAGAAGAAAGCCAGTGTTTTTCTCTTGGCCTGGGTTGTGGGTCAGTGTTTACATTTCAAGCTCAGGGAAGCAGGTGTGAGGTGAGCCTGCTAGGGGTGTAGGCAAATTTGGtggcgggtggggggtggggggtggggggaggagtttGTCAGCTTTGGAGGTGGAGGTGCTAAGTCTGAATCCTACAGGGAGTGAAAGGAGAGGTTGTGAGGAGGCCCAAACCGTGGCTACCCCATTCTCCAGCATCAACATCTTCAGGACCGCACTGTCCTCCCTGCATAGAGGGAGCCTTCTGGGCATGAAAAAGGAGGGAAGGCCAGAAGAGCCCAGGGCCCTCAGGCAAGGAATGGCATCTTTCCAAGACCCTTCGTCTCTCCAGGGAGGATACGGAGTGAAACTAGAAGGCTCTGTCGAATGGCTGCTGTTAGAACAGACATTCTGAGTTTGGGGACATCTTTGCATGTTCGCAGCCCACACCCATCCGCACCCACCAGGCAAGGGGAGGTCTTCTGCCCTGTGCCTCTGCGCTTTCCCCGTGAACTCCCTTGTCAGGTACCTCTGTATTCCTCCTGCTCCTTGGCAGGCAGAGGGCCTGGATGCCCATCCTCTCAGCCCTATACTCCTTCTTGCCCAGGTCCCAAAGCTACAAGTGAGGCTGGTGGCCTTGGAGGCTGAAGGTCAGGAGCTCCTGCTAGAGCTGGAGAAGAATCAGTGAGTACCAGGCTGGGGAAAGAGCTGGGAGCCAAGAACAGCCCCCGTCTCTGGGGAAGGATCACTGCTGGGGGCAGGGACGGATGGGAACCGCAGAGGGAGGCTGGATGGGGTGAGAGCCCCAGAGGAGGAGGTGCAGGTTACAGGGAGAGTCAATGTTAGTCTCGACTGGCTCCCTCGAGACTGAAATGGGTTACTGAGGCTGGATTCGCTGTAGGGCATATCTCTCATCCCAGCCCCAGGAACATCTTGTCAGCTTCCTGCCACGAATGAGTGAATATCACCTGCTGGGTGCTCACAGAGTGTGCTGAGTCGAAAGAGAATCCAAGACGGATTCCAAGAATGGGCAGGTGGTCCAGAAGGCGGGAATGCCAGGCACAAAAGTACAGTGACTACAAAGGTCAAGGCACGATCAGCAGGTAGCAGTTTGTCTGGCTTGCCTGGGGAGTCTCCTTCTATAGGGAAGggagcaaaaagaaacaaatttgggGAGTCCTAGTAGGGCCAGATTACAGAAGGCCATTTTGGTGCTGAATGTCCAGGATAGTGCAAAGCCAAAGATTTTGAGCTGGTGAATGAACAAGCAGAGCCGGGCTGGGCGAGGTGAGTGTCTAAGATGGAGAGTGGGTTCTTGAAACCATCTAGATTGTATTATCGACATCTCTCATTTATCAAGTGCTTGTTTCAtcacaggcactgttctaagcatcctacatacacattttttattCTCCCCCATGCACTGAAAACAAACTCAGGTTCCACCATGCCTAACTATAGTTTTCTGGGGTTCAATATCCCCATGTGTTAAAAGAGACGATCACATCACCTCCTCCCTAGGTTTGAGTGTGTGGGTGGAGTCGGGGAGCAAagctggaggagggggaaagaCTGGAGAGTGAAGACACAGGCATCACAAGTCTTTGGGGGCAGTTTTGGGGCAAAGAGGTCAAGGTGGAGAGGAATGAAGGATTTTCTTCAAAGAGAAATTGACTTACAGTTGATCCGTCTTGGTGGGAAGGATGCTGGTGAGGTGAAGCCTGAAGATGAAATCATTACTTGAGTGGGGtctggagaaggagaggaggaagatcCCTGCTCACATGGGCGGGATCTTCAGGTGTGATTTCTGTATCCTCTGGAAGTAGGGGGTGAGCCTCAGTGAAAGACAGCTGGGGAGATATGTAGGATCCGGGGGCCTGAGGAGATTTGAAGGAACTTTGAGTGGGAGGAGGTGCCCCAGAgcaagggtccccaacctctaggatctaatgcctgatgatctgagatggagctgatgtaataataaagtGCACCATAcatataatgcacttgaatcatccccacaCCATCCCACCCCTACCAACCCCACCTCACTCCTGTCCATGGAAGAATTGTCCtccatgaaaccggtccctggtgccagaaatgGTGGGGACTTCTGGGCTAAAGGTTTGTCCAGATATCCAACAAGGGTAGGCAGCAGGCAGGGCCACCTAAGGAGGCCACACTTCCTCGGCTCCAAGGTCCGCCTTCTCCGCAGTGTTTCCTgactcctctcctcctgcccggTCTCTCTAATACCCCTGACCTGTGGATCCAGCTGCCTGCTACAGGTCCCATGAGAACCACAAACTTTCCCCTGTTCCTGCTCCTCTCTGATGCTCCCCACACTCCCATTTCCACATCTAAGCCATTTCCACATCTAAGCCATTAccaaaagtaaaagttgctcagccatgtctgactcttcgggaccccatggcctatacagtcgatggaattcttgaggccagaatactggagtgggtagcctttcccttctccaggggattttcccaacccagggatcaaacccaggtctcctgggcagattctttaccaactgagctatgagggaagcccatataagacACACCTTGGCTGCTTCTTAAGTGCTAGCCCTGTGCctcactcatcagttcagttcagttgttcaattgtgtctgactctttgcgaccccatggactgcatcacgccaggcctccctgtctatcaccaactcctggagtttactcaaactcatgtccattgagttggtgatgccatccaaccatctcatcctcttctcccgccttcagtctttcccagcatcaggggcttttcaaatgagtcagttcttcgcatcaggtggccaaagtattggcgtttcagcttcagcatcagtccttccaatgaatattcaggactgatttcctttaggatggactggttggatctccttgggactctcaagaagtcttttccaacaccacagttcaaaagcatcaaaagtcATTACATTACTTTGCCTCACTCATAGAGCTACTCAATTAGCATTTAGGGAGGAAGACAGGGTGAGGTCTTAGGGCTGGATTAGGTAATTTCTGCAACACCCCCTCCCAGCAGGCTGCTGGCCCCAGGATACACAGAAACCCACTACAGCCCAGATGGGCGGCCGGTAGTGCTGTTCCCCAACCACAAGGTGAGATGCTTCCAAGGGCCCTGAGGACAGGGTGAGGAGTGCAGGGGaacacaccccccaccccgcaccccgcCCCGGCCCCCCGCTGAGGGCCTCTCCACcattcccctcttctcctcctgttctaagGAGAAGCTGGAGCTAGTCCCCCACCATGCTTTCTTTATTGCCCTCCACCCCACTTCAGCCCTGGCTGAGATTTGGGGCTGGGTCCTTTGCTCTCCAGGATCATTGCCACTACCATGGGCATGTGAGGGGCTTCCTGGACTCCTGGGTGATCCTCAGCATCTGCTCTGGGATGAGGTGAGGAGTTCTGGGGGAGGAGGCTGGACCTGGGGCTAGGGAAAGATGTCCCCTGACTGCCCTTCACTGCACCCCTTTGCACCCTAGGGGCCTGATCACACTCAGCAGCAATGCCAGCTATTATGTGCATCCCTCGCCAGCTGGGGACTCCAAGGACTTCTTGACCCATAGGATCTTCCGGGTGGAGCAGCTGTTCAGAGGGAAAGGAACCTGTGGCCACAGGGACCCAAAGGACAAAAGGGACACGATCAGCCTTTCGTGTGCCACCCAGATCAGGGTCAGGGGCATGGGCAGGGGTGGGAATGCAGTATCCAAAGCCCTTTACAATCAGAAGAGACAGGAACAGTGCAGCCCCAATTTAGGGCCTCCTGTCctgatatttttatttggaagCTGAAGGAACAAATTCTAGCAAAATATTTTAGAGTTAACTTTGTGCTCTCTGAGAACTGGGGTTGGTGGTCAGGGTTCAAGCCGGGCAGCCTGCCACTCAGGATCACCATTGCCACCCCCACCCAGGAGAGGCGGGAGTCCCTCCGGAGCCCGAGGTACCTGGAGCTGTACATAGTAGGGGACCACACCCTGGTGAGAGGAGCCCCAAGGGGGTTGGAGAGCCTGGTTGGGGTCAGTTCAGCCTGTCGTCACACCGCCGCCTTATCTCTGCCTCTCTAGTTTTTGACTCAGCACAGGAACTTGAACCACGCCAAACAGCGTCTTCTGGAGATCGCCAATTATGTGGATCAGGTTGGGTCGGCAGGGAGAGAGCCCTTCTGGGGGTGACTGAGAAGGGGCAGACTTGGAGATAGGGAGAGGGAACGGAGGGGAGAAATGAGAGGTGCTCCCATGGAGGAGCCCAGGCACCAAGGCGGTCCTCCGCTTCAGTCTGCTCCCCTGCGTCCGCAGATTCTCAGGACTTTGGACATTAAGGTGGTGCTGACCGGCCTGGAAGTGTGGACCGAGCAGGACCAGAGCCGCGTCACGCCAGACGCGAACGCCACGCTGTGGGCCTTCCTGCAGTGGCGCCGGGGGCTGTGGGCGCGGCAGCCACACGACTCTGCTCAGCTACTCACGTGGGTGCCACCTACCCCCACGCGGTCCCGGCTGGGCGGCTCGGACTCCCGGCCCGCCCGGTCATGCCGCGCTCCGCTCTCAGGGGCCAAGCTTTCCGGGGCGCCACAGTGGGCCTGGCACCCGTCGAGGGCATGTGCCTCGCGGAGAGCTCTGGAGGCGTGACGACAGTGAGCACCACCTGGTACTGAAgcgggaggagaggggctggggagccGCCCTCGCAGCCCCCAGTGAGCGTAGCCACGCCCTCCCAGGACCATTCGGAGTTCTCCATTGGTGCTGCTGCCACCATGGCCCACGAGATAGGCCACAGCCTCGGCCTCAGCCACGACCCCCACGGCTGCTGCGCGGAGGCGGCGGTGGAGCAGGGCGGCTGCGTGATGGCGGCGGCTACCGGGTATCCGCGCGCGGCCCGGGTGCGGGGGCGGAGTAGCGGGTGCGGGGCTGCAGGGCGGGACCTGGGCCTGCCTCTGCTGCCTTTCTGTGGGAGAAATGGTTACCCCTGTTTCTTCCGTGAAATCGGGATGATGGTAACAGTTCCCGCCCTAAAGCAGGCAAAGTGGATTCCCATGACGTGATAAATTATTTTCGGAACAACCTTTCGAGGTGACTCCAACCCCGGGAAGCGTGGCGCTGGGTCGGGATTTGACCCTGGGTCCTGGGCCGCTCGCCCTTGGCGTCACACCCTCCTGCCTCGCGCTCGCTGTGTGACTTTGCGCGAGTTACTTACCGTCTCTGGGTTCTGCCTCTAGAGAGTTCGAGCTGTCCGTCGCGCAGGCGGTGTCTGCGCATCTACTGGCTGCGTAGCCAAGCGCCAGTGTGCTGGGGGGGAGGGACTGGAGACACGGAGGGGTTGGCAGGGGTGCTCCCCGCACGCCCGACGCCCTCCCCCGTCCGTAGGCACCCGTTCCCTCGCGTGTTTAGCGCGTGCAGCCGCCGCCAGCTGCGCGCCTTCTTCCGAAAGGGAAGGGGCGCTTGCCTCTCCAACGCGCCGGACTCCGGGCTCCTGGTGCCGCAGGCGCGCTGCGGGAACGGCTTTGTAGAAAAGGGCGAGGAGTGCGATTGCGGCGCCGGCCAGGTGGGGTCCGCAAGACCAGCCCCGGGGGACCAAACTGGTTCCCGCTCGCCCCCTCCCCGGAGGTCTGATCGCTGCACCCTCACCTGGTCCCTCCTCGCCTTTCCGGCTCCAGGAGTGCCCCGACTCCTGCTGCCTTGCCCACAACTGCTCGCTGCGTGCGGGGGCCCAGTGCACCCACGGGGACTGCTGCGCACACTGCCTGGTGAGGGTATGGTGAGGGTATGGGAGGCTCCGGGGTGAGGGTTGGGGGCACTTGGGAGCCGGCCTGTTGGTCTTGGCTAATTGGCGCCCTTGGGTTCCCTTGTGGGTGCTAGCTCTGCTCTGTGCATGGGTTCTCCTGAACTTCCCCACCGGGCTGTCCCGTATCTCTGTTCGTTGTCTCTATGCCTCGCCACCTTGCCTTCACCCGGGTCACCTACGTAGCTGAAGCCGGCGGGCACGCCATGCCGCCCGGCTGCGGGTGACTGTGACCTCCCTGAATTCTGCACCGGAGCCTCCCCTTATTGCCCACCGGACATTTACCTACTGGACGGCTCGCCCTGTGCCAGAGGCCGCGGCTACTGTCGGGACGGCGCGTGTCCCACGCTGGAGCAGCAGTGCCAGCAGCTCTGGGGGCCTGGTGAGACCAGGAGCGCGCGCTCCGCTCCGATCCGCTGTTCTGCGCTGCTTGGTGCTCTAGGGGAGGTGGGCGGgggtggaaactgaggcagaaggggCGTGGCTCCAGTCTGGGCTGTCCCCAGTCCCGCCCCTGCTTCCTCAGGCTCGCGCCCAGCCCCCGAGGCTTGCTTCCAGGTCGTGAACTCCGCGGGAGACGCCCAGGGGAACTGCGGCCAGCAGGGAGACGGCAACTTCGTACCCTGTGCGCGGAGGTGGGGAGCGGAGGGAAGGGAAGCTGGggaagagggtatggagaaacaCCACGCGGTTTGACTACCTCTGCTTCTCCCTAGGGATGCGCAGTGTGGGAAACTGCAGTGCCAGGGCGGGGAACAGAGCGCACTGGTGCCACATGTGGTTCCGGTGGACTCCACTGTACACCTGGGCAGCCGCGAGGTGACTTGCAGGGGAGCTTCCATGCTGCCCGGTGCCCAGCTGGACCTGCCTGACTTGGGCCTGGTAGAGGCAGGCACCCAGTGTGGACCTAGAATGGTGAGCCCTGCCCACCCAGCCCCTCGCTACCACTTGAGTCCCATGGGTCAAAGCCTCAGTCCCCCTCACTGCCGTGCCCACACTGCCTATAGGTGTGCCAGGAAAGGCGCTGCCAGAACACTACTTTCCGAGAGCTGGAGCTCTGCCTGATGGCCTGCCATGGCCGCGGGGTGAGTGGCCTGAAAGGTGTGTGGGGGTTGACCCTGGGAGTCCCCAGTCTCGTGggaccttccttttctcttttcctctgcagGTTTGCAATAGTAACCGTAACTGCCATTGTGCTCCAGGCTGGGCTCCGCCTTCGTGTGACAAGCCAGGGTTGGGTGGTAGTGTGGACAGCGGTCCTGTGCGGCCTCAAAGTGTGCCCacggagggtggggggagggagggcaggcagggaggagcCACGTGGTGCACTCAGGACTCAGACGTAGCCTGTCCTCCGCAGACCCGGACGCCTTCACGCTGGCGATGATCCTTAGCTCTGTGCTGCCTCTGCTACCTGGGGCTGGCCTGGCCTGGTGCTGCTACCGGCGTCCGGGACTCTGTCTCCAGCAATGCTTCTGGGGCTCAAGGAGGGCTCTCATGTGCAGTGGGTAGGCACAGAGGTCTAAGGTTCTTCTCCTCATAGCTCTGCTGGACCTGGCGTAGCTGGGGTGGGGTCTGTTGCCTCAGgtgcagagaggcaggcagaagCAATGGAAAGAAGCCTTGAGCAGAAGGCCCCAGTGGTCTTCCAGTGAAGCCAAAGGTGTAGGTCCATGCAGGGCCCCCATGGCCCCCATTACTGTGGTTCAGTACCCCTTTTCCATGTCTCCTGTTTCTCCCACCAAGAGGCTGCTTTATCCTTGGCTTTACCCTGTTTTTCCACCAGCTCATAGCGCAACTCCTGCTCCACTGAGTAAGGCCTCTCCAGTTTCTCTTTCATGAACTTTCAGCCCTCTGACATTTCCTCTGCCAAAATCTCTGCTGTTACCCCCTTCAAGTTCCCAAATGCTGGGGCCAACACACCTTTCCTTTCCTTGTCACTGGGGAGCTATGGTGCTGGCTGCCTTGTGCCAAGGGTCTGCCCCTAACACAGAGCTCCATGACCTGGGATGAGGGCCACGTGATACCAAGTATTGTTAGTCTAGGGCAGCCTCCTCACTGGGTGCTGGGCAAGGCAGGCCCCCTTTGACCACCACTTTGTCCCCAAGTGGCCTTGGGGACATTCTGGGCAAAATGAGGGAGAGGGCATGGTTTGGACTGGAGATGGGAATACAGGGCATCCCAAACAGGAGCAGGGCACAGCTGAAAGGGCCTTGACACAATGAGTGTTGCCTGTGGGTCTGTGAGCAGAGAATCAAGGTGGTCAGAGCTTGGTGTATCATCACTGGGGgcttacaggaggcagtgactacATGTCATCACCTGGTAAAGTATTGAGACTGTTGTTTCAAAGAGATATCAAAGTGGTAAGGCCCTAGAAGATGAGATTTGAGCAGCTGAGCATAACTCAGAGTCATCGAGGGCAGTAGGGTTACCCAATAGCGAGCACAGACATGGGTACCACTGGGAGAGGAAGTCCATCCCTCTTTGGGACCTGAGTAACATCAACATCTGGAAGATGTTCGGGTGTGCCAGAGTTTGGGGAAAATGTCAGGGTTGGAGAGAGAAAGTATCCAAGGCCCTGGGAAGCATAAGTCTCTAGGGTTCCCCTCAGGAGGGAGCAGGAAGCGAGCTGGGGAGAGTGGCCTGGGTGCAAGCCTCTACCGCAGGGAAGCAGCCCCAGGGTGCCATGTCACTGTCTAAGTCTCCTGGTCTCTTACGCCCAGATCCAAAGATGGCCCATGCAGAGGCCACCCTCTGGGCAGCATTCACCCAGTGGAGTTGCGCCTGACAGCCCCCCAGGAGTCCCAGCCTTTGGGTGAGTGAGGCACAGtaggagatggggagggaagggaagggatgggCTCTTGTCTTCTCTTTCCAGCTGGGCCCCTCCTCTCCACCTAGCACCCAGTCACCTTGAGCCCTGTGCCCCACCCTGCACCAGGGACTCTTGCCACCTTTGTTCACAGCACTCTTCCCCCACCTGTTGCTTCCCAGACCTTGAGAACTCTGCTAGAACCCAACAGCCACCTTGAGAAGCCTGCTTCTCATAGTCCTGCTTGTACCCCTAAGGTAGGTGGGGCCCTCCCCCTCCCATAGTTCATTTATCCTCCTCTAGCCCCTCATCTCACAGTCCCTGACTCTGTTTTTGAACTTGTAAATTATGGAAATGAGACAGACCTTGTGGAGAAGCTGTTGTCTGAGGCCAGTTGGTGGAGGCCCTTGGGATGGGAGGAAGCAGTTCTATGGTTTTCcctgagggaggagaaagggtccCAGGCCTTCCCTGGAACCTCCACTTCATTCTCAGCAGGTAGAGTCCAAAAGCCAAGATCCTGTCTCTGGTAAAGTGACTCCTGACATAAGAAGACTTAAGGACAGGTGGCTACTGACTGCCACTCCAAGGAACTCGGACCCCCAGGGGAAGAGCCAGCAACTCAGCTGACTTTTTGCACCTTCAGTCAGCTTTGAAATTTCTTCTCTGAGTTACTGCCATACCACCTACTCCAAGACCCTGGAACCTCATCAGAATTTGCACAATGCTGTCCCCAGTCCTCAGGGTTGTAGGATCCTCTTAAAGTACACCTTCCAGCATAAGCAAGAATCCATCCGACCCAGGAGTGAAGGCCATGTAGTCACTGACCTCCCCTGTCACTAGGGGGTGCTAGGTCAGGCTGGGCACCCGGAGAGGCCTCTCTGTCCCAGGagtttggtggtggtgttcagtcctCCAGccgcctctgactctttgcaaccccatggactgcagcacccctggcctcgctgtccctcaccacctcctggagtttgcccaagctcatgtccattgcattggtgatgccctcttctcctgccctcgatctttcccagcatcagggactttttcaatgagtcatctgttcacatcagatgatcaaaatactggagcttcagcttcagcatcagtccttccggtgaatattcaggattgatctcccttaagattgactggtttgatctctttgcagtccaagggtctctcaggagtcttctccaacaccacagtttgaaggcatcaattctttggcattctgccttctttatggtccagctctcacaaccatacatgaccactaggaaGATCATAGcactgactatacagacctttgttggcagagtaatgtctctgcttttcaacactgtctaggtttgtcatagctttcctgccaagaagcaatcatctttctgatttcatggctgcaatcaccgtccaGTTAAGTACAatgcagtttagttcagtcacctGAACAGAACTGTATAAAAGGAGTCTGTTACTCATACTTTATTCAGACCTGGCTCTTAGGAGGGCAGTGACTGCTGGGCCAGAAGCCTGGACTCCAAGGGCTCTACATTTCAGACAGAAGCCACTTCCCTGGAACCTGACCCCCCTGCAAAACAAACAAGATCCTTGGGACGTCCCTTTCTGTGTCCTGTTCTCTCTTGTCCCTCAGATgcatcctccaccccaccccattcctAGTCCTCAGGTGAGATTTTAGAGGAGCACGGGGCTGCTGCAGTCCCCTCACTTTGGATGTTAATCAACCCCTCCTTCATTCCATGGGAGGGAACAAAGGAAGCCATTTTGGAGAGGACTTCAAAGAAGTCAGAAGAAAGCCATGTTGCCCTTGGCCCTCGTGAGTCTTCTCTGTCTGTAAATTCAACACCATGGGACTCCCTGAGGGTGACAAAGGGTGGTGTCTGGAACCTCAGATGACAGCCAGGACCCAGAGATACTGGGCATAGGAAGGTGTTGCCTTGCTTGAATGATCCCTTGTCTctacctctcctgcctcccttgaACACTCTCAGCAGCCATTTACTCTCTCCCCTTGCTTCATACAAGAGTTGCTTAGTGACCTTCTTTACCAGCTAGATATTGCTATATAACAAAACCACCCTaaacttagtagcttaaaacaataatCAATTATGTGAGTTGGCAAATTAGGTTGAACTCAGCTGCTGGTTTGATTTGTCTCAACTCACCTCACTTATACATTTGCAGTCAACTGTTGGCCACTGCTTTTGGGGTTTGCTGGCTTTTGGGTAGCGGGGTGGGGAGAGTGGGCTCTGTGTCTCTCATTTTCCAGGAGTCTAGCCCAGGCTTGTTCACAAACAGCTGGGGAGGGTTCTAAGACAGCAGGAACATGATTAGAGTGAAACAAGGGAGGCACTTACCTTGGGCACAAAAAAAGTAATCAagtaatattttaatgcaatattttgtAAAGATCAAAATTAATACAAAAGTCCATGATGAGCAAAATAACAGAATCAGTTACCAAACCAAGGCTTTTAGgaaactgaaacaaacaaacaaaaaatctataGTTGTGATCTTGAGGCAAGTACCTCACTCACTGCCTCCTGCAGAAGAGCATGTggaagcttgccaggcttcctGAGAGTCTATGACTGGCACATTTTACTTCCATAACATTCTGTTGGGCCAAGCAAGTCAAGGATTCCAGGGGTTGGGAGGTAAACTCCACCTACACTCCAGGGAGGGGCAGCAAAATCACATTTCAGAAAATGTGAAGAATTGGAAAATTTTTGCAATCACTCGCTGGCAGCAGAGTAGCAAGCCTCAAGGCTCAGGCCTTGATTTCATTCTACCAGCGAAAGGCGCTGAATGAGACTATTTACTAAAGCCCCCTCCTAGGCTCTCGATGGGATTCTGATTCATAGAGATGACAGAACAATAACACACAGAGGTTAGTGCCATTGAAAGACGTTTTTTATCGCTTACAGTTCCCTCGAGAAGGGGGTTGCCCACCGAGCAGAGTCAGATAGGGAAACACCCAGTTTGTAAAGAAAGACGGAGGAACTGCCAGattggaagaaactgaggcaacaCTGACCACTAAGTGCATCATGGGTTTCTGGATGGGATCTTGAAACAGACAAAGGATGTAAGTGGAAAGACTGGGGAAATGCAAAGGGATTTACAGTTAAGTGTCTTGTACCAACGTTAATTTCCTTGTTTTAATAATTGTACTATGGTCAGGTAAGATGGTGATGTTAGGGGAAACTGGTTttccctttaccatctgaaggGAAAAACACCAAAAACTGGTTTTATATCCTTCACCCAGAAGGATATAAAGGGAGCATTTTTGCAGTGttgtaacttttctgtaagtctaaatATCAgctaataaaaagttaaaattataaaaggagAAGAATTATGTTGTTTCATAAATTTAATAGTTTAGTATGGGAGAGACAAGGTCAAATGGCTCCCAGATCTATCTGAAGGTGCAGCCTGGGCGGGGACTCAGTGAGGGCAGGAATCATTTCCAATGCAAAGGCTCCTCCCACCAGAGGAATAGTCAGCAGGGACACCTAGGTTTCCATCACTGTGGGCCAGGGGCACTGGGAAGGAGGCGCCTGCTGACAGGGGCTCTGCCTGCAGCTGTCCCCTCCTGTTTGCTGCCCAGCATGGCCAGCTGCTTGGTACCCGcactgctgttgctactgcttcTAGGTGAGTGGCTGCCTCCCTCCAGACCTCTGAACCTTAGCTTCTCTGTCCCTGATCCTCCTCGATCCTCAAGAAAAAGGTGGGAGCACAAGAAGGTGATTCT belongs to Bos indicus isolate NIAB-ARS_2022 breed Sahiwal x Tharparkar chromosome 13, NIAB-ARS_B.indTharparkar_mat_pri_1.0, whole genome shotgun sequence and includes:
- the ADAM33 gene encoding disintegrin and metalloproteinase domain-containing protein 33 isoform X7 yields the protein MGRWSRRRECQAQKYSDYKGQGTISRLLAPGYTETHYSPDGRPVVLFPNHKDHCHYHGHVRGFLDSWVILSICSGMRGLITLSSNASYYVHPSPAGDSKDFLTHRIFRVEQLFRGKGTCGHRDPKDKRDTISLSCATQIRERRESLRSPRYLELYIVGDHTLFLTQHRNLNHAKQRLLEIANYVDQILRTLDIKVVLTGLEVWTEQDQSRVTPDANATLWAFLQWRRGLWARQPHDSAQLLTGQAFRGATVGLAPVEGMCLAESSGGVTTDHSEFSIGAAATMAHEIGHSLGLSHDPHGCCAEAAVEQGGCVMAAATGHPFPRVFSACSRRQLRAFFRKGRGACLSNAPDSGLLVPQARCGNGFVEKGEECDCGAGQECPDSCCLAHNCSLRAGAQCTHGDCCAHCLVRLKPAGTPCRPAAGDCDLPEFCTGASPYCPPDIYLLDGSPCARGRGYCRDGACPTLEQQCQQLWGPGSRPAPEACFQVVNSAGDAQGNCGQQGDGNFVPCARRDAQCGKLQCQGGEQSALVPHVVPVDSTVHLGSREVTCRGASMLPGAQLDLPDLGLVEAGTQCGPRMVCQERRCQNTTFRELELCLMACHGRGVCNSNRNCHCAPGWAPPSCDKPGLGGSVDSGPVRPQNPDAFTLAMILSSVLPLLPGAGLAWCCYRRPGLCLQQCFWGSRRALMCSGSKDGPCRGHPLGSIHPVELRLTAPQESQPLDLENSARTQQPP
- the ADAM33 gene encoding disintegrin and metalloproteinase domain-containing protein 33 isoform X8, with the protein product MRGLITLSSNASYYVHPSPAGDSKDFLTHRIFRVEQLFRGKGTCGHRDPKDKRDTISLSCATQIRERRESLRSPRYLELYIVGDHTLFLTQHRNLNHAKQRLLEIANYVDQILRTLDIKVVLTGLEVWTEQDQSRVTPDANATLWAFLQWRRGLWARQPHDSAQLLTGQAFRGATVGLAPVEGMCLAESSGGVTTDHSEFSIGAAATMAHEIGHSLGLSHDPHGCCAEAAVEQGGCVMAAATGHPFPRVFSACSRRQLRAFFRKGRGACLSNAPDSGLLVPQARCGNGFVEKGEECDCGAGQECPDSCCLAHNCSLRAGAQCTHGDCCAHCLVRLKPAGTPCRPAAGDCDLPEFCTGASPYCPPDIYLLDGSPCARGRGYCRDGACPTLEQQCQQLWGPGSRPAPEACFQVVNSAGDAQGNCGQQGDGNFVPCARRDAQCGKLQCQGGEQSALVPHVVPVDSTVHLGSREVTCRGASMLPGAQLDLPDLGLVEAGTQCGPRMVCQERRCQNTTFRELELCLMACHGRGVCNSNRNCHCAPGWAPPSCDKPGLGGSVDSGPVRPQNPDAFTLAMILSSVLPLLPGAGLAWCCYRRPGLCLQQCFWGSRRALMCSGSKDGPCRGHPLGSIHPVELRLTAPQESQPLDLENSARTQQPP